In Micromonospora sp. NBC_01813, the following are encoded in one genomic region:
- a CDS encoding family 43 glycosylhydrolase — MVAATTVAAVSAAGIVTAVAAQAAVGCRVTYTVTNQWQGGFGANVVVDNLGDPVTSWRLTWSFAAGQTISQLWNGTVTQSGSQVTVDNVSYNGNIATGGSANFGFNGTWTSGNPVPASFALNGVTCTGTPTTPAPSPTTPAPSPTTPAPTTPAPTTPAPTTPAPTTPPPQSGPYTNPVVWQDFADVEVIRVDDTYYMTASTMHYSPGAPILRSYDLVNWEFAGHAVPRLEFGTKYDMSGARGYVRGIWASTLNYRRSNGTYYWAGCIDFSQTHMYTSRSVEGPWSKHATLPCYYDAGLLFDDDDTPYVAYGNGTISVAQLSADGRSQVRAQQVFQTPSSVGTLEGARFYKRNGNYYIWLTRPANGQYVLRSTNGPFGPYEMRQVLLNMSGPISGGGVPHQGGLVQTQSGAWWYMAFVDAYPGGRMPALAPITWTADGWPQVQTVNGGWGVNYPRPVVPTPPRAVKPLTGVETFAGTTLGPQWEWNHNPDNGRWSVNNGLRLSTATVTNDLYSARNTLTHRIQGPTSTATVELDYSAMRDGDRSGLAMLRQSSAWVGVRRDNGSTRVVMTNGLTMDSNWNTTGTGTEVASAAVSGGRIWLRANADIRPGSGRQARFSYSTDGVNFVSFGPAFTLNNEWQFFMGYRFGIFNYATQALGGAVTVRRFELSTP, encoded by the coding sequence ATGGTGGCCGCCACGACGGTCGCCGCCGTCAGCGCGGCCGGCATCGTCACCGCGGTAGCGGCTCAGGCCGCCGTCGGCTGCCGGGTGACCTACACGGTCACCAACCAGTGGCAGGGTGGCTTCGGCGCCAACGTGGTCGTCGACAACCTCGGCGACCCGGTCACGAGTTGGCGGCTGACCTGGTCCTTCGCCGCCGGGCAGACGATCAGCCAACTGTGGAACGGCACGGTCACCCAGTCCGGGTCGCAGGTGACCGTCGACAACGTCTCCTACAACGGCAACATCGCCACCGGTGGCAGCGCCAACTTCGGCTTCAACGGCACCTGGACCTCGGGCAACCCGGTCCCGGCCAGCTTCGCGCTCAACGGCGTCACCTGCACCGGCACGCCGACCACACCCGCCCCGAGTCCGACGACCCCCGCTCCGAGTCCGACCACGCCGGCCCCGACCACGCCCGCTCCAACCACGCCCGCTCCAACCACGCCGGCTCCGACCACGCCGCCGCCGCAGTCCGGGCCGTACACGAATCCGGTGGTGTGGCAGGACTTCGCGGATGTGGAGGTGATCCGGGTCGACGACACGTATTACATGACGGCGTCGACGATGCATTATTCGCCGGGTGCGCCGATTCTGCGGTCGTACGATCTGGTGAACTGGGAGTTTGCCGGGCATGCGGTGCCGAGGTTGGAGTTCGGTACGAAGTACGACATGTCCGGGGCGCGTGGTTATGTGCGGGGGATCTGGGCGTCGACGTTGAACTACCGGCGGAGCAACGGTACGTACTACTGGGCTGGTTGTATCGATTTCAGTCAGACGCACATGTACACGTCGCGGTCGGTGGAGGGGCCGTGGTCGAAGCATGCGACGTTGCCGTGTTACTACGACGCGGGGTTGTTGTTCGACGACGACGATACGCCGTATGTGGCGTACGGGAACGGGACGATCAGTGTGGCGCAGTTGTCGGCTGATGGTCGGTCGCAGGTGCGGGCGCAGCAGGTGTTCCAGACGCCGTCGAGTGTGGGGACGTTGGAGGGTGCGCGGTTCTACAAGCGGAATGGTAACTATTACATCTGGTTGACGCGGCCGGCGAATGGTCAGTATGTGTTGCGGTCGACGAACGGGCCGTTCGGGCCGTATGAGATGCGGCAGGTGTTGTTGAACATGTCGGGGCCGATCTCGGGTGGTGGGGTGCCGCATCAGGGTGGTCTGGTGCAGACGCAGTCGGGTGCCTGGTGGTACATGGCGTTCGTGGACGCGTATCCGGGTGGGCGGATGCCGGCGTTGGCGCCGATCACCTGGACGGCTGACGGGTGGCCGCAGGTGCAGACGGTGAACGGTGGGTGGGGGGTGAACTATCCGCGGCCGGTGGTGCCGACGCCGCCGCGGGCGGTGAAGCCGTTGACCGGGGTGGAGACGTTCGCGGGGACGACGTTGGGGCCGCAGTGGGAGTGGAACCATAATCCGGACAATGGTCGTTGGTCGGTGAACAATGGTTTGCGGTTGTCCACGGCGACGGTGACGAATGATTTGTACAGCGCGCGGAACACGTTGACGCATCGTATTCAGGGGCCGACGTCGACGGCGACGGTGGAGTTGGATTATTCGGCGATGCGTGATGGTGACCGGTCGGGGTTGGCGATGTTGCGGCAGTCGTCGGCGTGGGTCGGGGTGCGTCGGGACAATGGGTCGACGCGGGTGGTGATGACGAACGGTTTGACGATGGACAGCAACTGGAATACGACGGGTACGGGTACGGAGGTGGCGAGTGCTGCCGTGTCGGGTGGTCGGATCTGGTTGCGGGCGAATGCTGATATTCGGCCGGGTTCGGGTCGGCAGGCGCGGTTCTCGTACAGCACTGACGGGGTGAATTTCGTGAGTTTCGGGCCGGCGTTCACGTTGAACAACGAGTGGCAGTTCTTCATGGGCTACCGGTTCGGGATCTTCAATTATGCGACGCAGGCGCTCGGTGGAGCCGTCACCGTCCGACGGTTCGAGTTGAGCACACCATAG
- a CDS encoding endo-1,4-beta-xylanase, whose protein sequence is MRRTRRIRAVVAVTATMVLAAGMAVAIANSASAATTLGAAAAQSGRYFGAATNSFMLNRQPHATVLNREFNSIVAENEMKWYHTEPNQNQFNFAAGDQLIAHARARGMTVRGHALVWHAQQPAWAENMSGTALRNAMINHITRVAGQWRGQIHSWDVVNEAFADGGSGGRRDSNLQRTGNDWIEVAFRTARAADPSAKLCYNDYNTDGINAKSTGIYNMVRDFKARGVPIDCVGLQSHLGTTLDSTYQQNIQRFADLGVDVQITELDIQQGSNQANMYGQVTRACLAVSRCTGITVWGVLDPDSWRTGANPLLFDGNGNKKPAYDAVLNALNAGGNNPPPTTAPPTTGPPPVTTPPPSGGGCSASVSLNSWNGGFVATVRVTAGSSAINGWRVRLTVPSGATVTGSWNANRSGNTGAVDWSNVDYNGRVSAGQSTEFGFQATGNGSIPTPSCTAS, encoded by the coding sequence ATGAGAAGGACCAGAAGAATACGCGCCGTGGTCGCGGTCACCGCGACGATGGTGCTGGCCGCCGGCATGGCGGTGGCGATCGCCAACTCCGCCAGCGCGGCGACGACGCTCGGCGCGGCGGCGGCCCAGTCCGGCCGCTACTTCGGCGCCGCCACCAACTCGTTCATGCTGAACCGGCAACCACACGCCACGGTCCTCAACCGCGAGTTCAACTCCATCGTGGCCGAGAACGAGATGAAGTGGTACCACACCGAACCGAACCAGAACCAGTTCAACTTCGCTGCCGGCGACCAGCTCATCGCGCACGCCCGCGCCCGCGGCATGACGGTCCGCGGCCACGCCCTGGTCTGGCATGCCCAACAACCGGCATGGGCGGAGAACATGTCCGGCACCGCGCTGCGCAACGCCATGATCAACCACATCACCCGGGTCGCCGGGCAGTGGCGCGGCCAGATCCACTCCTGGGACGTGGTCAACGAGGCCTTCGCCGACGGTGGCAGCGGCGGCCGGCGTGACTCCAACCTGCAGCGCACCGGCAACGACTGGATCGAGGTCGCGTTCCGCACCGCCCGCGCGGCCGACCCCAGCGCCAAGCTCTGCTACAACGACTACAACACCGACGGGATCAACGCGAAGTCGACCGGGATCTACAACATGGTCCGTGACTTCAAGGCCCGAGGGGTGCCGATCGACTGCGTCGGCCTGCAGTCGCACCTGGGCACCACGCTGGACTCGACCTACCAGCAGAACATCCAGCGCTTCGCCGACCTCGGTGTCGACGTGCAGATCACCGAACTCGACATCCAGCAGGGCTCCAACCAGGCCAACATGTACGGCCAGGTGACCCGGGCCTGCCTGGCGGTCTCCCGCTGCACCGGCATCACCGTGTGGGGAGTGCTCGACCCCGACTCCTGGCGGACCGGCGCGAACCCGCTGCTGTTCGACGGCAACGGCAACAAGAAGCCGGCGTACGACGCGGTGCTCAACGCCCTCAACGCAGGCGGCAACAACCCGCCGCCCACCACGGCGCCGCCCACCACCGGCCCGCCGCCGGTCACCACCCCGCCGCCGTCGGGTGGCGGCTGCTCCGCCAGCGTGTCGCTGAACTCCTGGAACGGTGGCTTCGTGGCGACCGTACGGGTGACCGCCGGTTCGTCGGCGATCAACGGTTGGCGGGTGCGTCTCACGGTGCCGTCCGGGGCCACGGTCACCGGATCGTGGAACGCCAACCGCAGCGGCAACACCGGCGCCGTGGACTGGAGCAACGTGGACTACAACGGCCGGGTGAGTGCCGGGCAGTCGACCGAGTTCGGCTTCCAGGCGACCGGCAACGGCTCGATCCCGACGCCCAGCTGCACCGCGAGCTGA
- a CDS encoding serine hydrolase domain-containing protein produces the protein MPTTAPVHGDVADGFGPVADVFRDNFATRGEIGAGLVVYVDGRPVVDLYGGIADPATGRPWTRDTPAVVFSCTKGILAVCAYLLVQADELDLAAPVTRYWPEFGANGKADIPLRLLFTHQAGLPALDRDLSREQVIAWDPVIAAIEEQRPLWEPGTAYTYHALTYGWLVGEVIRRVAGVPAGEYFRRTLADPLGLRTWIGLPERERDTVAWTLAPPDAPTTYPDLVVERSLTMGGAFDFPADAAGLVSFNDPAIQAAGIPGAGGVSSAEGLARLYAACVSPVAGAPLLSTASIDDAVVVRSQGQQRYGGPDAGQRWGTGFLLRSPRVRPMLSDRSFGHDGAGGHLAFADDRHRVGFGYVVNQMGVAEDDRANRLTAALRSCLD, from the coding sequence GTGCCGACGACGGCCCCGGTGCACGGCGACGTCGCCGACGGCTTCGGCCCGGTCGCCGACGTGTTCCGGGACAACTTCGCCACCCGTGGCGAGATCGGTGCCGGCCTGGTCGTCTACGTCGACGGCCGACCGGTCGTCGACCTGTACGGCGGGATCGCCGACCCGGCCACCGGCCGGCCGTGGACCCGGGACACCCCGGCGGTCGTCTTCTCCTGCACCAAGGGCATCCTCGCGGTCTGCGCGTACCTGCTGGTCCAGGCAGATGAGCTGGACCTGGCCGCGCCGGTGACCCGCTACTGGCCCGAGTTCGGTGCGAACGGCAAAGCGGACATTCCGCTCCGGCTGCTCTTCACCCACCAGGCCGGGCTGCCCGCGCTGGACCGTGACCTCAGCCGGGAACAGGTCATCGCCTGGGATCCGGTCATCGCCGCGATCGAGGAGCAGCGCCCGCTGTGGGAGCCGGGTACGGCGTACACCTATCACGCCTTGACCTACGGCTGGCTGGTCGGCGAGGTGATCCGCCGGGTGGCCGGCGTACCGGCGGGGGAGTACTTCCGGCGGACCCTGGCCGACCCGCTCGGGCTGCGTACCTGGATCGGGCTGCCGGAGCGCGAACGCGACACGGTGGCCTGGACCCTGGCGCCACCCGACGCGCCGACGACGTATCCGGATCTGGTCGTCGAACGGTCGTTGACCATGGGCGGGGCGTTCGACTTCCCGGCCGACGCCGCCGGTCTGGTCAGCTTCAACGACCCGGCCATCCAGGCCGCCGGCATCCCGGGCGCGGGCGGGGTGAGCTCGGCCGAAGGCCTGGCCCGCCTCTACGCGGCCTGCGTCTCGCCGGTCGCCGGAGCGCCGTTGCTGAGCACCGCGTCGATCGACGACGCGGTGGTCGTGCGGTCGCAGGGCCAGCAGCGGTACGGCGGCCCGGACGCCGGCCAACGGTGGGGGACCGGGTTCCTGCTGCGGTCGCCGCGGGTGCGGCCGATGCTCAGCGACCGCAGCTTCGGCCACGACGGTGCCGGCGGGCACCTGGCGTTCGCCGACGACCGGCACCGGGTCGGCTTCGGGTACGTGGTCAACCAGATGGGTGTGGCCGAGGACGACCGGGCCAACCGGCTCACCGCCGCGTTGCGCAGCTGCCTGGACTGA
- a CDS encoding family 43 glycosylhydrolase, whose amino-acid sequence MLRLSDHWVWDSWYARDDAGQWHAFFLRASRALLDPHRRHHRATIGHAVSTDLRDWRLVADALVPADGPAWDDLATWTGSTLRGPDGRWYMYYTGVSRAEQGLVQRIGLAVSDDLITWHRHGTGPLVEADPTWYELLDRDAWYEQAWRDPWVYADPAGNGWHMLITARARDGAADSRGVIGHATSDDLITWQVRPPVSAPAGFGHLEVPQVVVIDGQPLLLFCTNSVTAAHGPDPAKIWVAPGPGTTGPWDVAAAQPFAHPSLYAPRLLPVGADGWQLIGFRDHEDGQFIGELTDPIPVRYEAGVGLTASPTAPHVRDELLAGR is encoded by the coding sequence ATGCTTCGGCTTTCGGACCATTGGGTGTGGGACAGCTGGTACGCGCGGGACGACGCGGGCCAATGGCACGCGTTCTTCCTGCGCGCCTCCCGCGCGTTGCTCGACCCGCACCGCCGCCACCACCGCGCCACCATCGGACACGCGGTCTCCACCGACCTGCGCGACTGGCGGCTGGTCGCCGACGCGTTGGTCCCCGCCGACGGACCGGCCTGGGACGACCTGGCCACCTGGACCGGCAGCACGCTGCGCGGCCCCGACGGCCGGTGGTACATGTACTACACCGGGGTCAGCCGCGCCGAGCAGGGGCTGGTCCAACGGATCGGCCTGGCCGTCTCGGACGACCTGATCACCTGGCATCGGCACGGCACCGGCCCGCTGGTCGAGGCCGACCCGACCTGGTACGAACTGCTCGACCGCGACGCCTGGTACGAGCAGGCCTGGCGGGACCCATGGGTGTACGCCGACCCGGCGGGCAACGGGTGGCACATGCTGATCACCGCCCGGGCCCGCGACGGCGCGGCCGACTCGCGCGGCGTCATCGGCCACGCCACCTCCGACGACCTGATCACCTGGCAGGTACGGCCGCCGGTCTCCGCCCCGGCCGGCTTCGGCCACCTGGAGGTGCCACAGGTGGTGGTGATCGACGGCCAGCCGCTGCTGCTGTTCTGCACGAACTCCGTCACCGCCGCCCACGGCCCGGACCCGGCCAAGATCTGGGTGGCACCCGGTCCCGGCACCACCGGCCCCTGGGACGTCGCCGCCGCCCAGCCCTTCGCCCACCCCAGCCTGTACGCGCCACGCCTGCTGCCCGTCGGAGCTGATGGTTGGCAGTTGATCGGCTTCCGCGACCACGAGGACGGCCAGTTCATCGGTGAGCTGACCGACCCGATTCCGGTGCGGTACGAGGCAGGCGTCGGGCTCACCGCGTCGCCGACCGCCCCGCACGTCCGGGACGAACTGCTCGCCGGACGCTGA
- a CDS encoding ABC transporter substrate-binding protein, giving the protein MRRYARKLHAGRPAVVLAPLMAAALAVSACSAPGADPVATDDGDTEISTELGSDPITIEMYAETGFPLAKALADEFSKQYPNVTFNVREDQFTVIVENAPRNLAGDNSPDIIRLPTMVDLVKDGLLKNLDPYFDAYGWDSFPASQLEQLRIGEDGTRGSGSLYGMGLGYSVTGVFYNKELAAEIGMTEPPATIAEFEELLAAAKAADVQPIMQFNQDTAGINFPYQALQNQYGVQQEIADWIFQKEGATFDTEAALRAAQTIEKWAQAGYFPSDANAIDYTNMMGQFQEGNGLFMFNGDWESGNLDANMAGNVGFFLFPGEAEGDNRVAMSAPNTFGIGAKAKNPDAAAFFLNWVHTNETARQISVQVGGSSPGGPADLEVPVPAEGTVLAETLAASNALAEENGAVDFTANATGSIFASAITPELQKLVVGQQTPEGYVKAVQAQYEEELSR; this is encoded by the coding sequence ATGCGTAGATATGCGCGGAAGCTCCACGCCGGTCGTCCGGCCGTGGTGCTGGCGCCACTGATGGCGGCGGCCCTGGCAGTCAGTGCCTGTTCGGCACCTGGCGCCGACCCGGTCGCCACCGACGACGGCGACACCGAGATCAGCACCGAGCTCGGCAGCGACCCGATCACCATCGAGATGTACGCCGAGACCGGCTTCCCGCTGGCCAAGGCGCTCGCCGACGAGTTCAGCAAGCAGTACCCGAACGTCACGTTCAACGTGCGTGAGGACCAGTTCACCGTCATCGTCGAGAACGCCCCCCGTAACCTCGCCGGGGACAACTCGCCCGACATCATCCGGCTGCCCACCATGGTCGACCTGGTGAAGGACGGCCTGCTGAAGAACCTCGACCCGTACTTCGACGCGTACGGCTGGGACAGCTTCCCCGCCAGCCAGCTGGAGCAGCTGCGGATCGGCGAGGACGGCACGCGCGGCAGCGGGTCGCTGTACGGCATGGGCCTCGGCTACAGCGTCACCGGCGTGTTCTACAACAAGGAACTCGCCGCGGAGATCGGGATGACCGAGCCGCCGGCGACCATCGCCGAGTTCGAGGAGCTGCTCGCCGCGGCCAAGGCCGCCGACGTACAGCCGATCATGCAGTTCAACCAGGACACCGCCGGGATCAACTTCCCGTACCAGGCCCTGCAGAACCAGTACGGCGTCCAGCAGGAGATCGCGGACTGGATCTTCCAGAAGGAAGGTGCCACCTTCGACACCGAGGCGGCGCTGCGGGCAGCCCAGACGATCGAGAAGTGGGCGCAGGCGGGCTACTTCCCGTCCGACGCCAACGCGATCGACTACACCAACATGATGGGCCAGTTCCAGGAGGGCAACGGGCTGTTCATGTTCAACGGTGACTGGGAGTCCGGGAACCTGGACGCCAACATGGCGGGCAACGTCGGCTTCTTCCTCTTCCCCGGGGAGGCCGAGGGCGACAACCGCGTCGCGATGTCGGCGCCGAACACCTTCGGTATCGGCGCCAAGGCCAAGAACCCGGACGCGGCCGCCTTCTTCCTCAACTGGGTGCACACCAACGAGACCGCACGGCAGATCTCGGTCCAGGTCGGTGGCTCCAGCCCGGGTGGCCCGGCGGACCTGGAAGTGCCGGTACCGGCCGAGGGCACCGTCCTCGCCGAGACCCTGGCGGCCAGCAACGCGCTGGCTGAGGAGAACGGCGCGGTGGACTTCACCGCCAACGCCACCGGCTCGATCTTCGCCTCGGCGATCACCCCGGAGCTGCAGAAGCTGGTCGTCGGCCAGCAGACCCCGGAGGGATACGTCAAGGCGGTGCAGGCCCAGTACGAAGAGGAACTCTCTCGATGA
- a CDS encoding substrate-binding domain-containing protein — MSDIVATTRFAGGLIRGALDAARERDHVLLITETQGDAAFERYAIEAMLDRQVDGVIYAAMATRRLTVPPAILGGPVVLLNATSPDHLPSVLPDDELAGRAITEVLLKQGHRDRIALLGRNRLKERDPEVSLAAEARLRGIRQALSTAGADLYAEPSCREWLPEHGYTTMRSLLGRPDHPTAVICMNDRLAFGAYQAIADAGLTIPTDISVVSFDDDPIATWLRPGLFTAALPHEQMGQRAVEILLDGQPSEPCVVPMPLRRRKSIAPPAR, encoded by the coding sequence GTGTCCGACATTGTGGCTACTACCCGTTTTGCCGGTGGGCTGATTCGAGGCGCGCTGGACGCCGCGCGGGAGCGCGACCACGTACTGCTGATCACCGAAACCCAGGGTGACGCGGCGTTCGAGCGGTACGCGATCGAGGCCATGCTCGACCGACAGGTCGATGGAGTGATCTACGCCGCGATGGCCACCCGCCGGCTGACCGTACCGCCGGCCATCCTCGGCGGCCCGGTCGTCCTGCTCAACGCCACCAGCCCGGACCACCTGCCGTCCGTCCTGCCCGACGACGAGTTGGCCGGCCGGGCGATCACCGAGGTACTGCTCAAGCAGGGCCATCGGGACCGGATCGCGCTACTCGGCCGCAACCGGCTGAAGGAACGCGATCCGGAGGTCTCGCTGGCCGCCGAGGCCCGGTTGCGCGGCATCCGGCAGGCGCTGTCCACGGCCGGCGCGGACCTGTACGCCGAGCCGTCCTGCCGGGAGTGGCTACCCGAGCACGGCTACACCACGATGCGGTCCCTGCTCGGCCGACCGGACCACCCCACCGCCGTGATCTGCATGAACGACCGGCTGGCCTTCGGCGCGTACCAGGCGATCGCCGACGCCGGCCTGACCATCCCCACCGACATCTCGGTCGTGTCGTTCGACGACGACCCGATCGCCACCTGGCTGCGCCCCGGCCTGTTCACCGCGGCGCTGCCGCACGAGCAGATGGGCCAGCGGGCGGTGGAGATCCTGCTCGACGGCCAGCCCAGCGAGCCGTGCGTGGTGCCGATGCCGCTGCGCCGCCGCAAGTCGATCGCGCCACCGGCGAGGTAG
- a CDS encoding carbohydrate ABC transporter permease yields the protein MTMPASGSAPVGQVTASAGPDRPDPATSARARRFRWARAGRWSGWLYVLPALLMYVVFVVRPLTMTFQYSLYHWNGIGVARWAGLDNYVTVFTDSDLLKIIGNAFILIIFFSFIPVTVGLLVASLVRRMATGLFGTTVRTILFLPQVIPLVAAGIAWSWLLSSTGVVNQLLRAVGLGSVARPWLGDFDTALPSVGMIGAWVSLGLCTILLITGIGKIDASLYEAARMDGAGPVREFLAVTLPGLRREIGVCLTVTVIAALASFDIVYISTSGGPGYQTTVPGLEIYRLAFAQRQVGLASALAVVLMALVLICVLPIQRLTREDKA from the coding sequence ATGACGATGCCTGCCTCCGGCAGCGCACCGGTCGGTCAGGTCACCGCCTCGGCGGGGCCTGACCGGCCGGACCCAGCGACATCCGCACGGGCCCGCCGTTTCCGGTGGGCCCGTGCGGGCCGCTGGTCCGGCTGGCTGTACGTGCTGCCCGCGTTGCTGATGTACGTGGTGTTCGTGGTGCGTCCGCTGACGATGACCTTCCAGTACTCGCTCTACCACTGGAACGGCATCGGGGTGGCCCGCTGGGCCGGCCTGGACAACTACGTCACGGTCTTCACCGACTCCGACCTGTTGAAGATCATCGGGAACGCCTTCATCCTGATCATCTTCTTCAGTTTCATCCCGGTCACCGTCGGGCTGCTGGTGGCCAGCCTGGTCCGGCGGATGGCCACCGGACTGTTCGGCACCACCGTGCGTACCATCTTGTTCCTGCCGCAGGTCATCCCGCTGGTGGCCGCCGGTATCGCCTGGAGCTGGCTGCTGTCGTCGACCGGCGTGGTGAACCAACTGCTGCGCGCCGTCGGCCTCGGCAGCGTCGCCCGCCCCTGGCTCGGTGACTTCGACACCGCCCTGCCGTCGGTCGGGATGATCGGTGCCTGGGTGTCCCTCGGCCTCTGCACCATTCTGCTGATCACCGGAATCGGCAAGATCGACGCAAGTCTATACGAAGCGGCCCGGATGGACGGCGCTGGCCCGGTCCGCGAGTTCCTCGCGGTCACCCTGCCCGGTCTGCGCCGCGAGATCGGCGTCTGCCTGACGGTGACCGTGATCGCCGCGCTGGCCAGCTTCGACATCGTCTACATCTCCACCAGCGGCGGACCCGGGTACCAGACGACGGTGCCAGGTCTGGAGATCTACCGGCTGGCCTTCGCCCAACGGCAGGTCGGCCTCGCCTCCGCGCTGGCAGTGGTCCTGATGGCGCTGGTGCTGATCTGCGTGCTGCCGATTCAGCGACTGACCCGGGAGGACAAGGCATGA
- a CDS encoding carbohydrate ABC transporter permease, with product MRLSRSEQTIGRIFLIVLVIVTLLPFVSMLSAALQPRGTVPTGLAWPSDPQWGNFVDAFTVANMGALLKSSGLIVLGVVPIAVVIATMAGFGLGHLRIPGATAVFLFFLLGLTMPFEAVITPIYYQIQSFGLLNTRWAIILPLIGLYMPFAVFWMRTHFINVPKELSEAARVDGSSTWQLFWRIHLPLARPAIASLTILLFLWTWNQFLLAIVLVDDSSKRTMAGALGAFQGQWGTDQVLLCAGSLLILTPTLIVFLIFQRQFIKALLQGSVKG from the coding sequence ATGAGGCTCAGTCGCAGCGAGCAGACGATCGGCCGGATCTTCCTGATCGTCCTGGTCATCGTCACCCTGCTGCCGTTCGTGAGCATGCTCTCGGCGGCGCTGCAGCCCCGGGGTACGGTGCCCACCGGCCTCGCCTGGCCGTCCGACCCGCAGTGGGGCAACTTCGTCGACGCCTTCACCGTCGCCAACATGGGTGCGCTGCTGAAGTCCAGCGGGCTGATCGTGCTCGGCGTCGTGCCGATCGCCGTCGTGATCGCCACCATGGCCGGCTTCGGCCTCGGTCACCTGCGGATCCCCGGCGCCACCGCCGTCTTCCTGTTCTTCCTGCTCGGACTGACCATGCCCTTCGAGGCGGTGATCACGCCGATCTACTACCAGATCCAGTCGTTCGGCCTGCTGAACACCAGATGGGCGATCATCCTGCCGCTGATCGGGCTCTACATGCCGTTCGCCGTCTTCTGGATGCGGACCCACTTCATCAACGTGCCGAAGGAACTGTCCGAGGCCGCCCGGGTCGACGGTAGCAGCACCTGGCAGCTGTTCTGGCGGATCCACCTGCCGCTGGCCCGGCCGGCCATCGCCTCGTTGACGATCCTGCTGTTCCTGTGGACCTGGAACCAGTTCCTGCTGGCCATCGTGCTGGTCGACGACAGCTCCAAGCGGACGATGGCCGGTGCCCTCGGCGCGTTCCAGGGTCAGTGGGGCACCGATCAGGTGCTGCTCTGCGCCGGATCGCTGCTGATCCTCACCCCGACGCTCATCGTCTTCCTCATCTTCCAACGCCAGTTCATCAAGGCCCTGCTGCAGGGGTCGGTGAAGGGGTGA